The Alteripontixanthobacter sp. genome has a window encoding:
- a CDS encoding SH3 domain-containing protein, translating into MHRIPLGFITALLLFAAPAAAQDREVPYWASLKSEEVNMRVGPSRDYAIEWVYKRQGMPLKVVRVVDGWRLVRDPDGEEGWVVSSLLSLSPRAMVIGEEWAAIRAEASDGAMLKWNAEPGVVGALGECMAGWCEFDVDGRTGWVRQDRLWGAGEP; encoded by the coding sequence ATGCACCGTATCCCCCTTGGTTTCATCACCGCATTGCTGTTGTTCGCCGCACCTGCCGCCGCGCAGGACCGCGAGGTTCCCTATTGGGCCAGCCTGAAATCGGAAGAGGTCAACATGCGCGTCGGCCCCAGCCGCGATTACGCCATCGAATGGGTGTATAAACGCCAGGGAATGCCCCTGAAAGTCGTCAGGGTGGTGGATGGCTGGCGCCTGGTGCGCGATCCCGATGGGGAGGAAGGCTGGGTCGTGTCTTCACTGCTCAGCCTGTCGCCCCGCGCGATGGTAATCGGCGAAGAATGGGCCGCCATCCGGGCCGAGGCATCGGATGGCGCCATGCTGAAATGGAATGCGGAGCCCGGCGTGGTCGGCGCGCTGGGCGAGTGCATGGCTGGCTGGTGCGAATTCGATGTCGACGGCCGGACCGGCTGGGTCAGGCAGGACCGGCTGTGGGGTGCAGGGGAGCCTTGA
- a CDS encoding nitronate monooxygenase has protein sequence MAFKGLSPINYGGREVWPLIEGGKGVSATNHMSSGAWAAAGGIGTVSAVNADTYDEVGEPIPQVYPQRTRKERHEQLIRYAIDGATEQVKRAHEMSNGQGAININVLWEMGGAQAVLEGVLENTPGLVTGVTCGAGMPYKLAEIAARFNVHYLPIISSGRAFRALWKRSYHKVPELMAAVVYEDPWLAGGHNGLSNAEDPREPQDPYPRVAELRAMMRKEGVSEDVSIVMAGGVWFLREWENWIDNPELGKISFQFGTRPLLTEESPIPQIWKDMLRTVDPGDVLLHKFSPTGFYSSAVKTSFLYDLMHRSERQIAFSKTQAGDHTAQLDFGVKGKNIWVTPHDWGVARSWFDSGYTEALKTPDNTLIFVTPESRDIIRKDQADCMGCLSHCAFSAWKDHDDYTTGRLADPRSFCIQKTLQDIAHGGDPDQNLAFAGHSAYRFKQDPFYSNNFTPTVKQLVDRILTGD, from the coding sequence ATGGCATTCAAGGGTTTGAGCCCGATCAATTATGGCGGGCGTGAAGTTTGGCCGCTGATCGAAGGCGGCAAAGGCGTTTCGGCCACCAATCACATGAGCTCCGGCGCATGGGCCGCAGCGGGTGGAATCGGTACCGTCAGCGCGGTGAATGCGGACACTTACGACGAGGTCGGTGAGCCGATTCCTCAGGTCTATCCCCAGCGCACGCGCAAGGAACGCCACGAACAGCTCATCCGCTATGCCATCGACGGCGCGACCGAACAGGTGAAACGCGCGCACGAAATGTCGAACGGACAGGGCGCGATCAACATCAACGTGTTGTGGGAAATGGGCGGGGCGCAGGCCGTGCTCGAAGGCGTATTGGAAAACACCCCCGGCCTGGTGACCGGTGTGACCTGCGGTGCGGGTATGCCTTACAAGCTGGCGGAGATCGCGGCGCGTTTCAACGTGCATTATCTGCCCATCATCAGCAGCGGACGCGCCTTTCGCGCGCTGTGGAAGCGCAGCTATCACAAGGTGCCCGAACTTATGGCCGCCGTGGTTTACGAAGACCCGTGGCTGGCGGGCGGCCATAACGGCCTGTCGAATGCGGAAGACCCGCGCGAACCGCAAGATCCCTATCCGCGCGTGGCGGAATTGCGTGCCATGATGCGCAAGGAAGGCGTGAGCGAGGACGTTTCGATCGTGATGGCTGGCGGCGTGTGGTTCTTGCGCGAATGGGAAAACTGGATCGACAATCCCGAACTGGGCAAAATCAGCTTCCAGTTCGGCACGCGGCCTTTGTTGACTGAAGAAAGCCCGATCCCGCAAATCTGGAAAGACATGCTGCGCACCGTCGATCCCGGCGATGTGCTGCTGCACAAATTCTCGCCCACCGGATTTTACTCATCGGCCGTGAAGACCTCGTTCCTCTACGATCTGATGCATCGCAGCGAGCGGCAGATCGCGTTCAGCAAGACGCAGGCCGGCGATCACACCGCGCAGCTGGATTTCGGCGTGAAGGGCAAGAATATCTGGGTCACCCCGCATGATTGGGGCGTGGCGCGGTCATGGTTCGATTCCGGCTATACGGAGGCGCTGAAAACGCCCGACAACACGTTGATTTTCGTCACTCCGGAAAGCCGCGATATCATCCGCAAGGATCAGGCTGATTGCATGGGCTGCCTGTCGCATTGCGCGTTCTCGGCCTGGAAAGACCATGACGATTACACCACCGGCCGCTTGGCCGATCCGCGCAGCTTCTGCATCCAAAAAACCCTGCAGGACATCGCCCATGGCGGCGATCCGGACCAGAATTTGGCCTTTGCGGGCCACTCGGCTTACCGCTTCAAGCAGGACCCGTTTTATTCGAACAATTTCACCCCCACGGTGAAGCAGTTGGTGGACCGGATTTTGACGGGGGACTAG
- a CDS encoding methyltransferase domain-containing protein, with protein MRAGSLASTAMLIVSTALALGACKPLDTDRPENAQQFPSPDRPVSGLGSNQFSTEAERDNRGEAQAVMDLAEIEPGMTVADIGAGNGYYTVRLAERVGENGRVLAQDIDTDALRRLGERVDRERLDNVSIASGAVADPLLPEKSFDRIFMVHMYHEVSEPYAFLWHLWPALREDGQIVVVDIDRPTDQHGIDPLLLSCEFESAGYELVAFKDAPELAGYYAQFKASATRPAPADIKPCRGPRGGSGEAAP; from the coding sequence ATGCGCGCAGGCAGCCTCGCCAGTACCGCGATGCTGATAGTGTCCACCGCGCTGGCGCTGGGCGCCTGCAAGCCGCTCGACACCGACAGGCCCGAAAACGCGCAGCAATTCCCGAGTCCCGACCGGCCCGTATCGGGGCTTGGTTCCAACCAGTTTTCGACCGAGGCAGAGCGCGACAATCGCGGTGAGGCGCAGGCGGTGATGGATCTGGCCGAGATCGAGCCGGGCATGACCGTCGCCGATATCGGCGCGGGCAATGGCTATTACACGGTCCGCCTGGCCGAGCGTGTGGGCGAAAACGGCCGGGTTCTGGCGCAGGATATCGATACCGATGCGCTGCGCCGATTGGGGGAGCGGGTGGACCGGGAACGGCTCGATAACGTCTCGATCGCATCCGGCGCGGTTGCCGATCCATTGCTGCCGGAAAAAAGTTTCGACCGTATATTCATGGTCCATATGTATCACGAGGTGAGCGAACCCTACGCTTTCCTGTGGCACCTGTGGCCCGCGCTGCGCGAAGACGGACAGATCGTGGTCGTCGATATCGACCGGCCGACAGATCAACATGGTATCGATCCGCTGCTGCTATCGTGCGAATTCGAAAGCGCCGGCTATGAATTGGTGGCGTTCAAGGATGCGCCGGAGCTGGCCGGGTACTATGCACAGTTCAAGGCATCGGCTACTAGGCCCGCACCGGCGGACATAAAACCGTGTCGGGGTCCGCGAGGCGGGTCGGGCGAAGCAGCGCCGTAA
- a CDS encoding acetyl-CoA C-acyltransferase codes for MSNTSDPVVILSYARTPMGSMQGALSDASATDLGATAVKAAVERSGISADSFDRAYMGCVLPAGLGQAPARQAAIKGGLPKSVQATTVNKVCGSGMQTVIMGAEALAAGTVDVVLAGGMESMTNAPYLLKKHRSGARLGHDTTYDHMFLDGLEDAYEEGRAMGTFAQETANQYQMTREEMDDYSIESLRRANAAIESGAFSDEVVPVTISTRKGDVVVDTDEAPGRGRPDKIPTLRPAFAKDGTITAATSSSISDGAAAVVLARASVAKQHGAQPVAKIVAMAAHAQEPSEFTVAPIGAIEKVLEKAGWSAEDVELWEVNEAFACVAMFAMRDIGIPHDKINVNGGGTALGHPIGASGTRIIVTLLNALKQQGKKRGVASLCIGGGEATAVAVEIV; via the coding sequence ATGTCGAACACCTCCGACCCCGTCGTTATCCTGTCCTATGCCCGCACCCCGATGGGCTCGATGCAAGGCGCGTTGTCCGATGCCAGCGCCACCGATCTGGGTGCGACTGCGGTAAAGGCGGCGGTCGAGCGTTCAGGCATTTCCGCCGACAGCTTCGACCGCGCCTATATGGGCTGCGTGCTGCCCGCCGGACTGGGCCAGGCGCCGGCCCGCCAGGCGGCGATCAAGGGCGGATTGCCCAAATCCGTCCAGGCGACCACGGTCAACAAGGTCTGCGGCAGCGGCATGCAGACGGTGATCATGGGCGCAGAAGCGCTTGCCGCCGGTACGGTGGACGTGGTGCTGGCCGGCGGGATGGAGAGCATGACCAACGCGCCCTATCTCCTCAAGAAACATCGCAGCGGCGCGCGGCTGGGCCACGACACCACCTATGACCACATGTTCCTCGATGGGCTGGAAGATGCCTATGAAGAAGGCCGCGCGATGGGCACCTTCGCGCAGGAAACCGCCAATCAGTACCAGATGACGCGCGAGGAAATGGACGATTATTCCATCGAATCGCTGCGCCGCGCCAATGCCGCCATCGAAAGCGGTGCGTTTTCGGATGAGGTGGTCCCTGTGACCATAAGCACCCGCAAAGGCGATGTGGTGGTCGATACCGACGAGGCTCCGGGCCGCGGCCGTCCGGACAAGATTCCCACGCTGCGTCCTGCCTTCGCCAAGGACGGGACGATTACCGCGGCAACCTCCAGCTCCATCTCCGATGGCGCGGCGGCAGTCGTGCTGGCGCGCGCAAGCGTCGCGAAGCAGCACGGCGCGCAGCCGGTCGCAAAGATCGTTGCCATGGCCGCCCATGCGCAAGAGCCGAGCGAGTTCACCGTCGCTCCGATCGGCGCGATCGAGAAGGTTCTGGAAAAAGCCGGCTGGTCCGCCGAGGATGTCGAACTGTGGGAAGTGAACGAGGCCTTCGCCTGCGTCGCGATGTTCGCCATGCGCGACATCGGTATCCCGCATGACAAGATCAATGTGAATGGCGGCGGCACTGCGCTGGGTCACCCGATCGGGGCGAGCGGCACGCGGATCATCGTAACCTTGCTCAACGCGCTGAAGCAGCAGGGCAAGAAGCGCGGCGTGGCCAGCCTTTGCATCGGCGGCGGCGAAGCCACGGCGGTAGCTGTCGAAATTGTCTGA
- a CDS encoding ammonium transporter → MLAAFALPSGAKAAQPAAPAMNSGDAGWILAASALVLLMTLPGLGLFYGGLVRAKNFLSVLLQCGAVAAIASVLWVVVGYTLAFGDVSNGFIGNGRAWMFIDLGDLRADTFLPESNFALFQMTFAVITPALMVGAWVERARFAWVLGFCALWGLIVYAPVVHWVWGGGWLAALGVLDFAGGIVVHTTAGVSALVVALLLGRRMGFPKTLMLPHAPALTMVGAALLWVGWFGFNGGSALVADGVAADAVINTHLAASVAALAWLLVEKFSVGKATSVGWATGAIAGLATITPAAVFVSPAGAIILGALGAVVCYFGIQLIKQKLHIDDSLDVFAVHGVGGILGSLLLAVFASDGLGGVGYGEGGGIGSQFVAQLIGVGAVALWSAVATAIIALMVSLVFPMRVTEDEEREGLDITSHGERAWELD, encoded by the coding sequence ATGCTGGCTGCCTTCGCTTTGCCCTCTGGCGCAAAGGCTGCCCAGCCCGCTGCTCCGGCAATGAATAGCGGCGACGCCGGATGGATTTTGGCCGCAAGTGCGTTGGTCCTGTTGATGACCCTGCCGGGGCTCGGCCTGTTCTATGGCGGGCTGGTCCGCGCGAAGAATTTCTTGTCGGTGCTGCTTCAATGCGGCGCAGTTGCCGCAATCGCATCGGTGTTGTGGGTCGTGGTCGGCTACACGCTGGCTTTTGGCGACGTGTCCAACGGGTTCATCGGCAATGGGCGGGCTTGGATGTTCATCGATCTGGGCGATCTTCGCGCGGATACGTTCCTGCCTGAAAGCAATTTCGCGCTGTTCCAGATGACCTTCGCGGTCATTACCCCCGCGCTGATGGTGGGTGCCTGGGTCGAGCGAGCACGGTTTGCTTGGGTGCTGGGCTTCTGCGCGCTGTGGGGGCTGATCGTTTACGCTCCGGTGGTGCATTGGGTATGGGGCGGCGGCTGGCTCGCCGCGCTGGGTGTGCTCGATTTTGCGGGCGGTATCGTGGTCCACACCACCGCAGGCGTTTCCGCGCTAGTAGTGGCGCTGCTGCTCGGTCGGCGGATGGGTTTCCCCAAGACGCTCATGCTGCCCCACGCACCCGCCCTCACCATGGTGGGCGCGGCATTGCTGTGGGTAGGCTGGTTCGGATTTAACGGCGGCAGCGCTTTGGTTGCTGACGGGGTTGCGGCCGATGCCGTGATCAACACGCACCTCGCGGCAAGCGTGGCAGCGCTGGCTTGGTTGCTGGTTGAGAAATTCAGCGTCGGCAAGGCGACCAGCGTGGGCTGGGCAACAGGCGCGATTGCGGGACTGGCGACCATCACTCCGGCGGCGGTGTTCGTGTCTCCGGCGGGTGCGATTATCCTCGGCGCGCTGGGCGCGGTGGTCTGTTATTTCGGCATCCAGCTGATCAAGCAGAAGCTGCATATCGACGATTCGCTGGACGTGTTCGCCGTTCACGGCGTGGGCGGGATACTCGGTTCGCTGTTGTTGGCGGTGTTTGCCTCCGATGGCCTTGGCGGGGTCGGTTATGGCGAAGGTGGCGGGATCGGCTCGCAATTCGTCGCCCAGCTGATCGGCGTAGGCGCGGTTGCACTGTGGAGCGCCGTGGCCACAGCCATCATCGCGCTGATGGTAAGCCTGGTCTTCCCGATGCGCGTAACCGAGGACGAGGAACGCGAAGGGCTCGATATTACGAGCCACGGCGAACGGGCGTGGGAGCTGGACTAA
- a CDS encoding ankyrin repeat domain-containing protein, with protein MSDRFDDEPTPTPRYGLRGWFPKVRTRRWARLFLFEFLVVLLGVLSAQALANWLGERAEKDRAAQVKLALDTRLEAVSQQAMTRARSSACFHHRLDLLRRDLADEKEASVQIYRPLGRDFTPINWDGDTPALILKHYGRETAELYDIVNRLLESAAVEVNAEASAWNGFTRLTNQFGTPSAQDFASAKDDWLRAESFNHSLERTSRVLIAALDQLDISSDLSNLQDARESNDICVRALSYSLAEHAEAKKRNELVTGEDTSYQFFWSPRSREPE; from the coding sequence TTGTCTGACCGATTCGACGACGAACCCACCCCGACCCCGCGCTACGGCCTGCGGGGGTGGTTCCCCAAGGTGCGTACTCGCCGTTGGGCCAGGCTGTTCCTGTTCGAGTTTCTGGTTGTATTGCTAGGTGTCCTGTCGGCACAGGCACTGGCCAATTGGCTCGGCGAGCGGGCGGAGAAGGACCGGGCGGCACAGGTCAAGCTGGCGTTGGATACGCGGCTCGAAGCGGTTAGTCAGCAGGCGATGACACGTGCCAGAAGCTCGGCATGTTTTCATCATCGACTTGACCTGTTGCGGCGCGACCTCGCCGACGAAAAAGAGGCGTCGGTCCAGATTTATCGTCCGCTGGGGCGAGATTTTACCCCGATCAACTGGGATGGCGATACTCCCGCGCTGATCCTCAAGCATTATGGTCGCGAGACTGCGGAACTATACGACATAGTGAACCGATTACTGGAAAGCGCCGCCGTGGAGGTCAACGCGGAGGCAAGCGCATGGAACGGTTTCACTCGCCTGACCAATCAGTTCGGGACGCCCAGCGCGCAGGATTTTGCCAGTGCGAAGGATGATTGGCTACGTGCAGAATCATTCAATCACTCGCTCGAGCGGACCAGCCGGGTTTTGATTGCTGCCCTCGATCAACTGGATATTTCTTCCGATCTCAGCAACTTGCAAGACGCCCGTGAAAGTAACGATATTTGTGTGCGAGCGCTTTCATACAGCTTGGCAGAACATGCCGAAGCGAAAAAGCGGAATGAGCTGGTTACCGGGGAAGACACGAGTTACCAGTTCTTCTGGAGTCCTCGGTCACGAGAACCCGAATAA
- a CDS encoding D-glycerate dehydrogenase has protein sequence MTDNSTRPTHRVDGTPKVVVTRHLMPGVEARMEELYEAALNPDDTPLSRDELVAAMQDTDVLVPTVTDRIDAAMIAAAGDRLGLIANFGAGTDHIDLKAAAARKIIVTNTPGVFTDDTADLAMAMIIGVPRRIRDGVALIRRGEWTGWTPSGLLGRQLGGKVLGIVGMGRIGQAVAHRARAFGLEIAYHNRKPLPRALENMVQARFVEDLDELLALSDIVTLHCPASEATRGMIDARRIALMKQGASLINTARGELVDMEALIDALQAGHLAGAGLDVYPDEPHVDPRLLAHPNVMTLPHIGSATAEGREASGEKVIANIRFWADGHRPPDQVLDGLV, from the coding sequence ATGACCGACAATTCAACCAGGCCCACACACCGCGTCGATGGCACGCCCAAGGTCGTCGTCACCCGGCATTTGATGCCCGGCGTTGAGGCGCGAATGGAAGAGCTTTACGAGGCCGCGCTCAACCCTGACGACACGCCGCTGAGCCGGGACGAACTCGTCGCCGCGATGCAGGATACCGATGTGCTGGTGCCCACCGTGACCGACCGGATCGATGCCGCCATGATCGCGGCTGCGGGCGACCGGCTCGGCCTGATCGCCAATTTCGGGGCGGGGACCGATCATATCGATCTGAAAGCGGCCGCTGCACGCAAAATCATCGTCACCAATACGCCGGGCGTATTTACCGACGATACGGCCGACCTGGCTATGGCGATGATCATCGGTGTACCCCGCCGGATTCGCGATGGGGTTGCGCTGATCCGGCGCGGCGAATGGACCGGTTGGACCCCGTCTGGCCTGCTTGGCCGGCAGCTCGGCGGTAAGGTGCTGGGCATCGTCGGCATGGGCCGGATCGGACAGGCGGTGGCTCACCGGGCGCGCGCATTCGGGCTGGAAATCGCCTATCACAATCGCAAGCCACTGCCCCGCGCGCTGGAAAACATGGTCCAGGCGCGGTTCGTGGAGGATCTGGACGAATTGCTGGCCCTGTCCGACATCGTCACCCTACATTGCCCGGCGAGCGAGGCGACGCGCGGCATGATCGATGCGCGCCGGATCGCGCTGATGAAACAGGGCGCAAGCCTGATCAACACCGCGCGCGGAGAGCTGGTCGATATGGAAGCGCTGATCGATGCGCTGCAGGCGGGCCATCTCGCCGGGGCCGGGCTGGATGTCTATCCCGACGAACCGCATGTCGACCCGCGCCTGCTCGCCCACCCCAATGTGATGACCCTGCCGCATATTGGCAGCGCCACGGCCGAGGGGCGCGAGGCATCGGGCGAGAAAGTGATCGCCAATATCCGTTTCTGGGCCGACGGGCACCGGCCTCCAGACCAGGTGCTCGACGGGTTGGTCTGA
- the prfB gene encoding peptide chain release factor 2 — MRAEGQAQIDRIEAALALVRQSLDWDAALRRLDELDARVQDPNLWDNPKEAQAISREQKMLETAIGTVRTISSEMNDAVEFIEMGEAEGEDEIVSEGLASLEKLADRADADKVQALLSGEADANDTYIEIHAGAGGTESQDWAEMLQRMYSRWAEQRGFKVELVEYQAGEQAGIKSATLLVKGENAYGYAKTESGVHRLVRISPYDSSARRHTSFSSVWVYPVIDDDVDIEIDPSDLKIDTYRASGAGGQHVNTTDSAVRITHQPTGIVVASQNDRSQHKNRATAMNMLKARLFEREMAEREAAASGEYQEKTEIGWGHQIRSYVLQPYQMVKDLRTGVTSTNPDAVLDGALDEYISAALAQQVTGEVAEVEDVE, encoded by the coding sequence ATGCGTGCCGAAGGGCAGGCCCAAATCGACCGTATCGAAGCCGCGCTCGCTCTCGTTCGCCAGTCACTCGATTGGGACGCTGCGCTGCGCCGACTGGACGAGCTCGATGCGCGGGTGCAGGATCCCAATCTGTGGGACAATCCGAAGGAAGCACAGGCCATCAGCCGCGAGCAGAAGATGCTCGAAACCGCCATCGGCACCGTGCGCACCATCTCTTCCGAAATGAACGACGCGGTGGAATTCATCGAGATGGGCGAGGCCGAAGGGGAGGACGAGATCGTCTCCGAAGGGCTCGCCAGCCTGGAAAAACTCGCCGACCGTGCGGATGCGGACAAGGTGCAAGCGCTGCTGAGCGGCGAAGCGGACGCGAACGACACCTATATCGAGATCCATGCCGGGGCCGGGGGTACGGAAAGCCAGGACTGGGCCGAAATGCTCCAGCGGATGTATTCCCGCTGGGCCGAACAGCGCGGGTTCAAAGTCGAACTGGTCGAATATCAAGCGGGCGAGCAGGCGGGTATCAAGTCCGCCACATTGCTGGTGAAGGGCGAGAACGCCTATGGCTATGCCAAGACCGAGAGCGGGGTCCACCGCCTCGTCCGCATCAGCCCCTATGACAGCTCCGCGCGCCGCCACACCAGTTTTTCAAGCGTATGGGTCTATCCGGTGATCGACGACGATGTGGATATCGAAATCGATCCGAGCGACCTCAAGATCGACACCTACCGCGCATCGGGCGCGGGCGGGCAGCACGTCAACACCACCGATTCCGCCGTGCGGATCACTCACCAACCGACCGGTATCGTGGTCGCCAGCCAGAACGATCGCAGCCAGCACAAGAACCGCGCAACCGCGATGAACATGCTGAAAGCGCGCCTGTTTGAGCGCGAGATGGCCGAGCGCGAAGCAGCCGCTTCGGGTGAATATCAGGAAAAGACCGAGATCGGCTGGGGCCACCAGATCCGCAGCTATGTCCTGCAGCCATACCAGATGGTCAAGGACCTGCGCACCGGCGTTACCTCCACCAATCCGGACGCGGTGCTGGACGGCGCGCTGGACGAATACATCTCCGCCGCGCTGGCCCAGCAAGTGACGGGCGAGGTGGCTGAAGTGGAGGATGTGGAGTAA
- a CDS encoding coniferyl aldehyde dehydrogenase → MAKPDLKTILDKQRAAFTAARPESLDIRKDRVKRAIALLVDHKDELCDAMSEDFGNRSREQSKLTDIMGTVNFGKYCLKQLDGWAKPDKRHVQFPLGLLGAKAEVRYEPKGVIGILSPWNFPVNLSFGPLMQVLAAGNRSMIKPSEFTEATSELSRELCAKYFDEAEVAFVTGGPEVAQEFSGLPFDHLVFTGSTATGQKVMEAAAKNLVPVTLELGGKSPVILGKSADFTRAGERIAMGKMMNAGQICLAPDYLIVPEEQEEGAVAAVELGARTMYPTLLNNDDYASIVTDKHFDRLQGLVEDARDKGAEVLEINPAGEDFSSTNSRKMPLTILRNVTDDMQAMQEEIFGPVLPVKTYKSVDQAVDYVNENDRPLGLYYFGSDSVERERVLSRTISGGVTVNDVIFHVSMDDLPFGGVGPSGIGSYHGPEGFREFSHARSVYTQSKIDVAKLAGFKPPYGEKTKKALASQIKKA, encoded by the coding sequence ATGGCCAAACCCGACCTCAAGACCATCCTCGACAAACAGCGTGCCGCATTCACCGCCGCGCGGCCCGAAAGCCTGGATATTCGCAAGGACCGGGTGAAGCGCGCCATCGCATTGCTGGTCGATCACAAGGATGAACTGTGTGACGCGATGAGCGAGGATTTCGGTAATCGCAGCCGCGAACAATCCAAGCTGACCGATATCATGGGCACGGTGAATTTCGGCAAATATTGCCTGAAGCAGCTGGATGGCTGGGCCAAGCCGGATAAGCGCCACGTGCAGTTCCCGCTCGGCCTGTTGGGCGCGAAGGCGGAGGTGCGGTACGAACCCAAAGGCGTGATCGGCATCCTCAGCCCGTGGAACTTCCCGGTCAATCTCAGCTTCGGACCGCTGATGCAGGTGCTGGCGGCGGGAAACCGTTCGATGATCAAGCCCAGCGAATTTACCGAGGCGACCAGCGAGTTGTCGCGCGAATTATGCGCCAAATATTTCGACGAGGCGGAAGTCGCCTTCGTCACCGGCGGTCCCGAAGTAGCGCAGGAATTTTCCGGGCTGCCTTTCGATCACCTGGTTTTCACCGGTTCCACCGCCACGGGGCAGAAGGTAATGGAAGCCGCGGCGAAGAACCTTGTGCCGGTGACGCTGGAGCTTGGCGGCAAATCTCCGGTGATCCTTGGCAAAAGCGCCGATTTTACCCGCGCCGGAGAGCGCATCGCAATGGGCAAGATGATGAATGCGGGCCAGATCTGCCTCGCCCCCGATTACCTGATCGTGCCGGAGGAGCAGGAGGAAGGCGCGGTCGCCGCCGTCGAACTGGGCGCGCGCACCATGTATCCGACCCTGCTGAATAATGACGATTATGCCAGTATCGTGACCGACAAGCATTTCGACCGTCTGCAAGGGCTGGTCGAAGATGCGCGCGACAAGGGCGCAGAAGTGCTCGAAATCAATCCGGCGGGCGAAGATTTCTCCAGCACCAACAGCCGCAAGATGCCGCTGACGATCCTGCGCAATGTGACCGACGACATGCAGGCGATGCAGGAGGAGATCTTTGGCCCCGTCCTGCCGGTGAAAACCTATAAGAGCGTCGATCAGGCGGTGGATTACGTGAACGAGAACGATCGCCCGCTCGGCCTGTATTATTTCGGCAGCGATTCAGTTGAACGCGAGCGCGTGCTCAGCCGCACGATCAGCGGCGGTGTTACGGTGAACGATGTGATTTTCCACGTTTCGATGGACGATTTGCCGTTTGGCGGCGTCGGGCCGAGCGGAATCGGCTCCTATCACGGGCCGGAGGGTTTTCGCGAATTCAGCCATGCGCGCTCGGTCTATACCCAGTCCAAGATCGATGTAGCCAAGCTGGCCGGTTTCAAGCCGCCATATGGGGAAAAGACGAAGAAAGCGCTCGCCAGCCAAATCAAGAAAGCCTGA